The Coffea arabica cultivar ET-39 chromosome 4e, Coffea Arabica ET-39 HiFi, whole genome shotgun sequence genome includes a window with the following:
- the LOC113740952 gene encoding protein FAR-RED IMPAIRED RESPONSE 1-like, which yields MMQGDTGGVLEYLQGMQLEDPNFFYAIQVDEDDLITSIFWTDAKIRTDFAHFGDVVCFDTTYRKHKDGRPIALFIGVNHHKQTTIFGASLLYDETIGTFEWLFDTFAKAMMGKIPRTILTDQDGRMATALASQWPTTYHRLCIWHIYQNAATHLADVFKDFQNFATDFSYCIYDYENENDFFEGWSEMLKKYGLEDNKWLKKMFDIKEKWALVYGRETFCADMTTTQRNDRRYDESVADFKGNQSTPAMTFPCKILQHAASIYTHEVYEKFKEELCKGIDCKWEVDGELGNQLIYRVTTISYQIAKDGFWKMSEQIDACCQGKKKMKEVRIEENCSAYQDVDTNPSEIAYNKIKGIKVKEKVTYKSSKRPRSALEMATKKRKYKVKEKFSSKRLQEFGNNVVYSSMDSATIQGFVRELPPQQTQELGKNDDSDQQVAKDE from the exons ATGATGCAAGGTGACACAGGAGGAGTCTTAGAGTACTTACAAGGGATGCAATTAGAGGATCCAAATTTCTTTTACGCCATTCAAGTAGATGAAGATGACTTGATAACTAGTATATTTTGGACTGATGCAAAGATTAGAACGGATTTTGCTCATTTTGGTGATGTGGTTTGTTTTGATACAACTTATAGAAAGCACAAAGATGGGAGGCCAATTGCATTATTCATTGGTGTAAATCATCATAAACAAACTACTATTTTTGGGGCTTCTTTGTTATATGATGAGACAATTGGAACATTTGAATGGCTATTTGACACATTTGCTAAGGCTATGATGGGAAAAATACCAAGAACTATTCTTACAGACCAGGACGGAAGAATGGCAACGGCTTTGGCTTCTCAATGGCCAACAACGTATCACCGCTTATGTATATGGCATATCTATCAAAATGCAGCAACGCATCTAGCTGATGTCTttaaagattttcaaaattttgcgaCAGATTTTAGTTACTGCATATATGACTATGAAAAtgagaatgatttttttgaggGATGGAGTGAAATGCTAAAAAAGTATGGTCTAGAAGACAACAAGTGGTTGAAGAAAATGTTTGATATAAAAGAGAAATGGGCTTTAGTGTATGGGAGAGAAACCTTCTGTGCTGATATGACCACGACCCAACGAA ATGATCGTCGCTATGATGAATCCGTAGCAGATTTTAAAGGCAATCAAAGTACACCGGCAATGACATTTCCTTGTAAGATTTTACAGCATGCAGCAAGTATATATACACATGAAGTGTATGAAAAATTTAAGGAGGAGCTATGCAAAGGGATTGATTGTAAATGGGAAGTTGATGGTGAATTAGGAAATCAACTGATTTACAGAGTTACCACCATAT CTTATCAAATTGCTAAAGATGGATTTTGGAAAATGTCAGAACAAATAGATGCATGTTgtcaagggaaaaagaaaatgaaagaagtgCGTATTGAAGAAAATTGTAGTGCGTATCAAGATGTTGACACTAATCCATCTGAAATTgcttataataaaataaaaggcaTCAAGGTGAAAGAAAAAGTCACCTACAAGTCGAGCAAGAGACCAAGAAGTGCACTAGAAATGGCTACTAAGAAACGCAAGTACAAGGTGAAAGAGAAGTTTTCATCGAAAAGATTACAG GAATTTGGAAATAATGTTGTTTATTCAAGTATGGATTCTGCTACAATTCAAGGTTTTGTTCGAGAATTACCACCACAGCAG ACACAAGAACTGGGAAAGAATGATGATAGTGATCAACAAGTTGCTAAAGATGAATGA
- the LOC140005602 gene encoding uncharacterized protein has product MVPLHSPWSFFQWGIDLLGLFPRAPGGYEHLVVAIDYFTKWVLVSKNGRQFADSSLQEWCSELGIRQHFTSVGHPQANEQVENANRTILHGLKTRIESARIGWIDELPTILWAYRTTPRTATQETPFVLTYGAEVVILVAIGVPSNRVQHFVAQNNEEEMRFNLDLLEHRREEAVNIMAKYKGQVKRYYNAKVRHLAFKPGDLVLRRNSVS; this is encoded by the exons ATGGTTCCCCTCCATAGCCCGTGGTCGTTCTTTCAATGGGGAATCGACCTGCTAGGCCTCTTTCCCCGAGCTCCAGGAGGTTACGAGCATTTGGTGGTGGCAATTGACTACTTCACTAAATGG GTCCTAGTCTCGAAAAATGGCCGACAGTTCGCTGACAGTTCCCTGCAGGAGTGGTGTTCCGAGCTCGGTATTCGGCAGCACTTTACCTCCGTGGGGCACCCGCAAGCCAACGAACAGGTCGAGAATGCCAATAGAACCATTTTGCACGGCTTGAAGACAAGAATAGAGTCTGCCCGAATTGGGTGGATAGATGAGTTGCCTACCATACTGTGGGCTTACCGAACTACACCCCGGACGGCCACCCAGGAAACTCCGTTCGTCTTGACGTATGGAGCTGAAGTAGTAATTTTGGTAGCAATCGGAGTACCTTCGAACAGAGTGCAGCATTTCGTGGCCCAGAATAATGAGGAGGAGATGCGGTTTAACCTAGACTTGCTCGAGCATCGGAGAGAAGAAGCGGTCAATATAATGGCTAAGTACAAAGGGCAGGTCAAGCGATACTACAATGCTAAAGTAAGACATCTGGCCTTCAAACCAGGAGACCTGGTGCTGCGGAGGAATTCAGTAAGCTGA